A section of the Acidobacterium capsulatum ATCC 51196 genome encodes:
- a CDS encoding BON domain-containing protein: MAKTLQNHDWLRRSATAALAVALAFAAGQSALAQSSGDLQAQVTSRLQQDAALSGARITATVSGGQITLNGSVLNEKQWQEAETATANTPGVRTIENNLVITGPANAGAQTGWAPPAPDMDGQGQAGQAETGQAGPGGAVDATAVSNGQVPPPPPPDSMDSQTAAPTQAANGDSYGAQGYGYGAQNDQPQRPGRGEYIPPEQPVSGPVTVPANTVLQIRTVEPLDSAQLLQGQIFDATAANDVYVGNVLAIPRGAQMEGKVVRLKKAGPLGGNTLLALKLTGLNMGGQFYPLDTDMWWNRGPNKAGYTAGNTIAGSAFGAVLGGLIGGGTGAAIGAGAGAVGGMGASAATNGPHVILPSETVLAFHLARPVTVQPVSWQEAQRLAASTPRLQQRPVYRRPYAQPYLYPYPNAYAYPYPYAYPPPYYGPSGVYLGWGWGW; encoded by the coding sequence ATGGCGAAGACACTCCAGAATCATGACTGGTTGCGGCGGAGCGCGACGGCGGCGCTCGCGGTTGCGCTGGCGTTTGCGGCCGGGCAGAGCGCCCTGGCGCAGAGCAGCGGAGACTTGCAAGCGCAGGTGACGAGCCGGCTGCAGCAGGACGCTGCGCTGAGCGGTGCGCGCATCACGGCGACGGTGAGCGGCGGGCAGATCACGCTGAATGGTTCCGTGCTGAACGAGAAGCAGTGGCAGGAGGCCGAAACGGCGACGGCGAATACGCCGGGCGTGCGGACGATCGAGAACAACCTGGTGATCACCGGGCCAGCCAATGCGGGCGCGCAGACAGGATGGGCTCCACCGGCGCCGGATATGGATGGGCAGGGTCAGGCCGGGCAGGCTGAGACGGGGCAGGCTGGGCCAGGCGGCGCAGTGGATGCTACGGCGGTGAGCAATGGGCAGGTGCCGCCTCCGCCTCCCCCGGACAGCATGGACAGCCAGACGGCGGCCCCGACGCAGGCGGCGAATGGCGATTCGTATGGGGCGCAGGGCTATGGATATGGTGCGCAGAATGACCAGCCGCAGCGGCCGGGCCGGGGCGAGTACATTCCTCCGGAGCAGCCGGTGAGCGGGCCGGTGACGGTGCCGGCGAATACGGTATTGCAGATTCGTACGGTAGAACCGCTGGACTCGGCGCAGCTTTTGCAGGGGCAGATCTTTGATGCGACCGCGGCGAATGATGTGTATGTGGGGAATGTGCTGGCGATTCCGCGCGGCGCGCAGATGGAGGGCAAGGTGGTGCGGCTGAAGAAGGCCGGGCCGCTGGGCGGCAACACACTGCTGGCGCTGAAGCTGACCGGGCTGAATATGGGCGGGCAGTTTTACCCGCTGGACACCGACATGTGGTGGAACCGGGGACCGAACAAGGCCGGATACACCGCGGGAAACACGATCGCGGGCAGCGCCTTTGGCGCGGTGCTGGGCGGCTTGATTGGCGGCGGCACGGGCGCGGCGATTGGCGCGGGAGCCGGAGCCGTGGGCGGCATGGGTGCCTCGGCGGCAACGAACGGGCCGCATGTGATTTTGCCCTCGGAGACGGTGCTGGCCTTTCACCTGGCGCGGCCGGTGACGGTGCAGCCGGTGTCATGGCAGGAGGCGCAGCGGCTGGCGGCGAGCACGCCGAGGTTGCAGCAACGGCCGGTGTACCGGCGGCCTTATGCGCAGCCGTATCTGTACCCTTACCCCAATGCTTATGCCTACCCGTATCCCTACGCCTATCCGCCGCCGTATTACGGCCCGTCGGGCGTGTATCTGGGCTGGGGTTGGGGTTGGTAA
- a CDS encoding metallophosphoesterase yields the protein MGDSISPQGFSHKWSRRQFLGIGAGTLGAAVLYPTEISRHELTVEKHEIFLKRLPDAFRGMRIVQISDIHFEEFDEAWFVRHVVDKVNELKPDMVLMTGDFVSYGPFSLKYGQERANPCAEVLSHLECPLRYASLGNHDAIVGNAIVSGALESHGIHVLLNRSVPIERQGRRMWLAGTGSACVRECHPDTALPKASIRDQETVLLMAHEPDVLPEMARHGVDMMFSGHTHGGQIRFPFLPAMALPPYGKKYVEGLFRIGETQLYVNRGLGAVLIPARLNCPPEITQFTLI from the coding sequence ATGGGAGATTCCATCTCGCCGCAGGGTTTTTCACATAAGTGGAGCCGCCGGCAATTTCTGGGTATCGGCGCCGGAACGCTTGGGGCGGCGGTGCTTTATCCGACCGAGATCAGCCGCCACGAGCTGACCGTGGAGAAGCACGAGATCTTTTTGAAGCGGCTGCCGGATGCCTTTCGCGGCATGCGGATTGTGCAGATCTCTGACATTCACTTTGAAGAGTTTGATGAAGCGTGGTTTGTGCGCCACGTGGTGGACAAGGTCAACGAACTGAAGCCCGACATGGTGCTGATGACGGGTGACTTTGTGAGCTACGGGCCGTTTTCGCTGAAATATGGGCAAGAGCGCGCCAATCCTTGCGCGGAGGTGCTTTCGCACCTGGAGTGCCCGTTGCGATATGCCTCGCTGGGGAACCACGATGCGATTGTGGGCAATGCGATTGTTTCAGGCGCGCTGGAGAGCCACGGGATTCACGTGTTGCTGAACCGCTCCGTGCCAATTGAGCGGCAGGGCCGGAGGATGTGGCTGGCGGGAACAGGCAGTGCGTGCGTAAGAGAATGCCATCCGGACACGGCGTTGCCGAAGGCGTCGATTCGCGACCAGGAGACGGTTCTGCTGATGGCCCATGAGCCGGATGTGCTGCCCGAAATGGCGCGGCACGGCGTGGACATGATGTTTTCCGGGCACACGCATGGGGGGCAGATCCGGTTTCCGTTTTTGCCCGCGATGGCCCTGCCGCCTTATGGGAAGAAGTATGTGGAAGGGCTGTTTCGCATCGGCGAGACGCAGCTTTATGTGAATCGCGGACTGGGCGCGGTGCTGATTCCGGCGCGGTTGAACTGCCCGCCCGAGATTACGCAATTCACGCTGATTTAG
- a CDS encoding peptidylprolyl isomerase — translation MIRFLQKDNRFVKAVFFIIISVACVTMVITLVPGIFDTQSSSGNVYATIGYGGPLGRFMPAQDTITMTEVQQTAARMMQQQGLPDSMMSFVIPQVGQGLIQQHVEMMEAHKLGLHANDEDVRHFLHTGMWGQVLFPNGKYIGDQAYAELISEHFNMTREKFESEVKNAIVEDRLRSLVSGAVTVSPEQVKQYYLQQGLKINFQYAVLDSNALRQTINPTDAQLQTYFKQNAGRYAKAIPETRSIQYIAFQDSQIPGGAPQVTDAEIQQYYNAHQDQYKVPEEVKVRHILIQVPQGAPAATVAAAKTKAQSVLDQLKQANGKNFAELAKKYSDDPGSKDQGGELGWVKQGMTVPAFDHAIFTMPVGQISDLVRTQYGFHIIQVEDKHTAHTEALSDVRAQILSTLTQQKENDAAASYAQQLAKEAAANGLQKTAAAHHLSVTTSDSVQQGANLPNLSDSSKLVTAAFQAKQGAAPQVASTGDGFAVFQVSNITAAHAPTFDAYKTQILSDYRDDQLPALLARKTNELAERAKNLNDLSKAAKLMNATVMTSGLVGRTDQVPEVGELEQVAPSLFTLQPGQISKAINTGRSGVVAQITARQEPDAAEIAAHSEQTREQLLDQQRNQMFEVFLSNLLEKYQKEGRIRINAKATPLPAGGDSGE, via the coding sequence ATGATTCGTTTTCTTCAGAAAGACAATCGGTTCGTCAAAGCCGTCTTCTTCATCATCATCTCGGTGGCCTGCGTCACGATGGTGATCACACTGGTTCCGGGCATTTTTGACACGCAGAGCTCATCAGGCAACGTGTACGCGACGATCGGCTATGGCGGCCCGCTGGGGCGGTTTATGCCGGCGCAGGACACGATCACCATGACCGAGGTGCAGCAGACGGCGGCGCGCATGATGCAGCAGCAGGGCCTGCCGGACTCGATGATGTCGTTTGTGATTCCGCAGGTGGGCCAGGGGCTGATTCAGCAGCATGTGGAGATGATGGAAGCCCACAAGCTGGGTCTGCACGCCAATGATGAGGATGTGCGCCACTTTCTGCATACGGGCATGTGGGGCCAGGTGCTGTTTCCGAACGGCAAGTACATTGGCGACCAGGCGTATGCCGAGCTGATTTCAGAGCACTTCAACATGACTCGCGAGAAGTTTGAGTCAGAGGTGAAGAATGCGATTGTGGAAGACCGGCTGCGCAGCCTGGTGAGTGGCGCGGTGACTGTTTCGCCCGAGCAGGTGAAGCAGTATTACCTGCAGCAGGGACTGAAGATCAACTTCCAGTACGCGGTGCTGGATTCGAACGCGCTGCGGCAGACGATCAATCCCACGGACGCGCAACTGCAGACGTATTTCAAGCAGAATGCGGGCCGCTATGCGAAGGCGATTCCCGAGACGCGGTCGATTCAGTACATCGCGTTCCAGGATTCGCAGATTCCGGGCGGCGCGCCGCAGGTGACCGACGCGGAGATTCAGCAGTACTACAACGCGCACCAGGACCAGTACAAGGTTCCGGAAGAAGTGAAGGTGCGCCACATCCTGATCCAGGTTCCGCAGGGCGCTCCGGCGGCAACGGTGGCCGCGGCCAAGACGAAGGCGCAGAGCGTGCTGGATCAACTGAAGCAGGCTAACGGCAAGAACTTTGCCGAGCTGGCGAAGAAGTACTCCGACGACCCTGGCAGCAAGGACCAGGGCGGCGAGCTGGGCTGGGTGAAGCAGGGCATGACGGTGCCGGCGTTTGACCATGCGATCTTCACAATGCCGGTGGGCCAGATCTCTGATCTGGTGCGCACGCAGTATGGCTTCCACATCATCCAGGTGGAAGACAAGCACACGGCGCATACCGAGGCGCTGAGCGATGTGCGCGCGCAGATTCTCTCGACGCTGACGCAGCAGAAGGAAAATGACGCGGCGGCGAGCTATGCGCAGCAACTGGCGAAGGAAGCAGCGGCCAACGGCCTGCAGAAGACGGCAGCGGCGCATCACCTCTCAGTGACCACCTCGGACTCGGTGCAGCAGGGCGCGAATCTGCCGAACCTGAGCGACAGCTCGAAGCTGGTGACGGCGGCGTTTCAGGCCAAGCAGGGCGCGGCTCCGCAGGTTGCGAGCACCGGCGACGGGTTTGCGGTCTTCCAGGTGAGCAACATCACCGCGGCGCATGCGCCGACGTTTGACGCCTACAAGACGCAGATTCTGTCGGACTATCGCGACGATCAACTGCCGGCACTGCTGGCGCGCAAGACCAATGAACTGGCCGAGCGGGCGAAGAACCTGAACGACCTGAGCAAGGCTGCGAAGCTGATGAACGCGACGGTGATGACCAGCGGGCTGGTGGGCCGCACGGACCAGGTGCCGGAGGTCGGCGAGCTGGAGCAGGTGGCTCCGTCACTCTTCACGCTGCAGCCGGGCCAGATCAGCAAGGCGATCAACACGGGCCGCAGTGGCGTGGTGGCCCAGATCACGGCGCGGCAGGAACCGGATGCAGCCGAGATTGCGGCGCACTCCGAGCAGACGCGTGAGCAGCTTCTGGATCAGCAGCGGAACCAGATGTTTGAGGTGTTTCTGTCAAACCTTCTCGAGAAGTATCAGAAGGAAGGGCGGATTCGCATCAACGCCAAGGCAACGCCGCTGCCGGCAGGCGGCGATAGCGGCGAGTAA
- the malQ gene encoding 4-alpha-glucanotransferase produces the protein MEEFLDMAMDRSSGLLLHVTSLPSHGGIGDLGPAAYAFADFLAAAKQQWWQVLPLGPTGYGNSPYAGLSAFAGNPLLVSLEFLAEWGWMDRERLGELPGHDGHVDFEAVSARKLPLLEEAARNFLARRASHEEQGEQWERFERFRAANSGWLPDWVLYSVLRRKFGYACWNEWPEAVARREPEALEAARKELAAEIAVAEAIQFAFDEQWTRLREYCAERGIRFLGDIAIFVNFDSADVWAYPEIFDLDEKLSPVRVAGVPPDYFSATGQRWGNPLYRWDVLERQGFAWWVERVRRARVLYDAMRLDHFRGFEAYWSIPAEEETAVNGEWVKAPGDALFETLARELGELPFLAEDLGVITPEVDALRERFGLPGMRVLQFGFSGRGAHMHLPHRYEKNSVVYTGTHDNDTTRGWWEHGASREEKAAVEVYLHPGLDASEHGVVWAMIRAAATSVADICLYPVQDVLELGSEARMNVPARAKGNWGWRVGEGAWNDDVAAKLALLTEVTDRDRLPDEDSQEA, from the coding sequence GTGGAGGAATTTCTCGACATGGCCATGGACCGCTCATCTGGACTCTTGCTGCACGTGACTTCCCTGCCCTCGCACGGCGGAATTGGCGATCTGGGCCCGGCGGCCTATGCCTTTGCCGATTTTCTGGCGGCGGCCAAACAGCAGTGGTGGCAGGTGCTGCCGCTGGGGCCGACGGGCTATGGGAATTCGCCGTATGCGGGGTTGTCGGCGTTTGCGGGCAATCCGCTGCTGGTTTCGCTGGAGTTTCTGGCGGAGTGGGGCTGGATGGACCGGGAACGGCTGGGCGAGTTGCCGGGGCATGACGGGCATGTGGACTTTGAAGCGGTGAGCGCGCGGAAGCTGCCGCTGCTCGAGGAGGCGGCGCGGAACTTTCTGGCGCGGCGGGCCAGCCATGAGGAGCAAGGCGAGCAGTGGGAACGGTTTGAGCGGTTTCGCGCGGCAAACTCAGGCTGGCTGCCGGACTGGGTGCTCTACAGCGTGCTGCGGCGGAAGTTTGGCTATGCCTGCTGGAATGAGTGGCCCGAGGCCGTGGCGCGGCGGGAGCCGGAGGCGCTGGAAGCCGCGCGAAAGGAGCTGGCGGCGGAGATTGCCGTCGCGGAGGCGATTCAGTTTGCCTTTGATGAGCAATGGACGCGGCTGCGGGAGTATTGCGCGGAGCGCGGCATCCGTTTTCTGGGCGACATTGCGATTTTTGTGAACTTCGACAGCGCGGATGTGTGGGCGTATCCGGAGATTTTTGATCTGGATGAGAAGCTGTCGCCGGTGCGGGTGGCGGGTGTGCCGCCGGACTACTTCTCGGCGACGGGACAGCGCTGGGGCAATCCGCTTTACCGCTGGGATGTGCTGGAACGGCAGGGCTTTGCGTGGTGGGTGGAGCGGGTGCGCCGGGCGCGGGTGCTGTATGACGCGATGCGGCTGGACCACTTCAGAGGATTTGAGGCGTACTGGTCGATTCCGGCCGAGGAAGAGACGGCGGTGAACGGCGAGTGGGTGAAAGCTCCGGGCGACGCGCTGTTTGAGACGCTCGCGCGGGAGCTGGGCGAGTTGCCGTTTCTGGCCGAGGACCTCGGCGTGATTACGCCGGAGGTGGATGCCCTGCGGGAGCGCTTTGGGCTGCCGGGGATGCGGGTGCTGCAGTTTGGATTTTCTGGCCGGGGCGCGCACATGCACCTGCCGCATCGCTATGAGAAGAATTCCGTGGTGTACACGGGGACGCACGACAACGACACGACGCGCGGCTGGTGGGAGCATGGTGCGAGCCGCGAAGAGAAAGCGGCGGTCGAGGTGTATCTGCATCCGGGGCTGGATGCGTCGGAACATGGGGTGGTGTGGGCGATGATTCGCGCGGCGGCGACCTCAGTGGCGGATATTTGTTTGTATCCGGTGCAGGATGTGCTGGAGCTGGGATCAGAAGCGCGCATGAACGTGCCGGCGCGAGCCAAGGGTAACTGGGGCTGGCGCGTGGGCGAAGGTGCCTGGAATGACGACGTGGCGGCAAAGCTCGCCCTGCTGACCGAAGTGACCGACCGGGACCGGCTGCCGGATGAGGATTCGCAGGAGGCGTAA
- a CDS encoding DUF503 domain-containing protein, with protein sequence MPVASMTVQLRMEHSHSLKDRRQVVRSLKEKLRHGFNISVAEMDEAVTWQSATIGIAAVSGSRDYLSGLMREVEDAAQRIAADLGAEVSDAWWELVD encoded by the coding sequence ATGCCGGTCGCTTCGATGACGGTGCAGTTGCGCATGGAGCATAGCCACTCGCTGAAGGACCGCCGCCAGGTGGTTCGCAGCCTGAAGGAAAAGCTGCGGCATGGGTTCAATATTTCCGTCGCGGAGATGGATGAAGCTGTGACGTGGCAGTCGGCCACGATTGGCATTGCCGCGGTTTCGGGTTCGCGGGATTATCTCTCGGGGCTGATGCGCGAGGTGGAAGACGCGGCGCAGCGGATTGCGGCGGACCTGGGGGCGGAGGTGAGCGACGCCTGGTGGGAATTGGTGGATTAG